From Desulfosalsimonas propionicica, the proteins below share one genomic window:
- a CDS encoding LolA family protein, with translation MRIKKWFSIMAVICMLCLSAGVMPTLGQEDAGKGKTVDDVIEKLNDHYGKKNFTADFRQKSILKAMDITDTAEGRVWFKHPGKMRWQYKVPETYLIVTDGETLWIHRPADRQVVVGDAAGHFGGGRGASFLADFTRITDVFEASLADSDDQSWRIKLIPRKQQGDLEQIHMEVNRKSLEIEQVTTENIYGDITRIVFEDVEFHPEMPDRLFDFQIPAGADVIQMEN, from the coding sequence ATGCGGATAAAAAAATGGTTTTCCATCATGGCTGTTATTTGCATGCTCTGCCTGTCAGCAGGCGTGATGCCCACGCTTGGACAAGAGGACGCCGGAAAGGGAAAAACCGTGGATGATGTAATTGAAAAACTAAACGATCACTACGGAAAAAAAAATTTCACCGCGGATTTCCGCCAGAAGTCCATCCTCAAGGCCATGGACATCACTGACACCGCCGAAGGCCGGGTCTGGTTCAAGCACCCGGGAAAAATGCGCTGGCAATACAAGGTGCCCGAGACCTATCTTATTGTCACAGACGGCGAGACTCTTTGGATTCACCGTCCTGCTGACCGCCAGGTGGTGGTGGGCGATGCGGCCGGGCATTTCGGCGGCGGCCGGGGAGCAAGCTTTCTGGCCGACTTTACCCGCATCACAGACGTTTTTGAGGCCTCCCTTGCAGATTCCGATGACCAGTCCTGGCGGATCAAACTGATTCCCCGCAAGCAGCAGGGCGATCTTGAGCAGATCCACATGGAGGTCAACCGCAAAAGCCTTGAAATCGAGCAGGTCACCACGGAAAACATCTATGGCGACATTACGCGGATTGTATTTGAAGATGTGGAGTTTCACCCGGAAATGCCGGACCGGCTGTTTGACTTTCAAATCCCGGCGGGCGCAGATGTCATCCAAATGGAAAATTAA
- the nadA gene encoding quinolinate synthase NadA, with the protein MNPEMMKKIKNLARKQNALILAHNYQPPEIQDLADLCGDSLELSIKAAETSADVVVFCGVHFMAETASILCPDKTVLLPRPDAGCPMADMVTPAALTEKVKALPEMPVITYVNSPAAVKAISTVCCTSANAVKVARSLDTDELLMTPDRNLAAYTAAQTGITIHAWDGYCPYHEQLAPEMVSQVRRRYPGAVFMAHPECRPEVTAMADVVTSTSGMLLFASQSPHTEFIVGTETGLIYPLEKANPGKRFYPASEKMYCADMKKITPEHVAETLAHLSGEVRVPEEIRNPALSAVQKMLSIR; encoded by the coding sequence ATGAACCCGGAAATGATGAAAAAAATCAAAAACCTGGCCCGAAAACAAAACGCCCTGATCCTGGCCCATAACTACCAGCCGCCGGAAATCCAGGATCTGGCCGACTTATGCGGCGATTCCCTGGAACTGAGCATAAAGGCTGCTGAAACCAGTGCCGATGTGGTGGTGTTCTGCGGAGTGCACTTCATGGCCGAAACCGCATCCATTCTTTGCCCGGACAAAACCGTGTTGCTGCCCCGGCCCGATGCCGGATGCCCCATGGCCGACATGGTCACGCCCGCGGCCCTGACCGAAAAAGTCAAAGCACTGCCGGAAATGCCGGTGATCACGTATGTGAATTCGCCGGCTGCGGTTAAGGCCATTTCCACGGTCTGCTGCACTTCGGCCAATGCCGTGAAAGTGGCCCGCAGCCTGGATACAGATGAACTCCTCATGACCCCTGACCGGAACCTGGCTGCCTATACCGCGGCACAAACCGGTATCACCATTCACGCATGGGACGGGTACTGCCCCTATCACGAGCAGCTTGCCCCGGAGATGGTAAGCCAGGTCCGCCGGCGGTATCCAGGGGCTGTTTTCATGGCCCATCCTGAATGCCGGCCAGAGGTGACAGCCATGGCCGACGTGGTGACATCGACTTCGGGAATGCTTTTGTTTGCCAGCCAATCACCGCACACCGAATTTATCGTGGGAACCGAAACCGGCCTGATTTACCCTCTTGAAAAAGCCAATCCAGGCAAACGGTTTTATCCGGCCTCGGAAAAAATGTATTGCGCGGACATGAAAAAAATCACCCCGGAACATGTGGCCGAAACCCTGGCGCACCTGTCCGGCGAGGTCCGGGTTCCGGAGGAGATCCGGAACCCGGCGCTTTCAGCTGTGCAAAAAATGCTTTCCATCCGGTAA
- the gltA gene encoding NADPH-dependent glutamate synthase produces MTQKASKKEKTPRQPMPEQAPEVRRRNFEEVPLGYTAETAVKEAQRCLQCKKPACVTGCPVQVDIPGFVGQIAQGHFENAIQTIWGKNSLPAICGRVCPQEIQCEGECILGKKDQPLAIGNLERFVADRAREEVACEFPAKAAPTGKKVAIVGSGPSGLTVAGDLLLKGHDVTLLEAFHKPGGVLVYGIPEFRLPKEIVACEVAGLEKLGLRIECNNVVGRTVSLDELFEDGYDAVYIGVGAGLPKFLNIPGENLIGIYSANEYLTRANLMKAYRFPEYDTPLAKGKNVAVLGAGNVAMDSARTAMRLGAEKVRIVYRRSRDEMPARAAEIHHAEEEGIEFYLLTSPTAFIGDENGRVVQMKCLQMELGEPDESGRRRPVAVEGSEFLLDCDLAVVAVGADANPLLTRSDSEIALNKWGYIIADPKTGKTTKKGVWAGGDIVTGQATVILAMGAGRDAANSIHDYLTIGW; encoded by the coding sequence ATGACACAAAAAGCGTCGAAAAAGGAAAAAACCCCGCGTCAGCCCATGCCGGAACAGGCCCCGGAGGTGCGGCGGCGAAATTTTGAGGAAGTCCCGCTGGGATACACTGCGGAAACGGCTGTGAAAGAGGCACAGCGCTGCCTGCAATGCAAAAAGCCCGCCTGCGTGACCGGATGCCCGGTCCAGGTGGATATCCCCGGGTTTGTGGGCCAGATTGCCCAGGGCCATTTTGAAAACGCCATTCAGACCATCTGGGGCAAAAACAGTCTGCCGGCCATTTGCGGCCGGGTCTGCCCCCAGGAAATTCAGTGCGAGGGCGAATGCATCCTCGGCAAAAAAGACCAGCCCCTGGCCATTGGCAACCTGGAACGGTTTGTGGCAGACCGTGCCCGAGAGGAAGTCGCCTGTGAATTTCCGGCAAAGGCGGCGCCCACGGGCAAAAAAGTGGCCATTGTGGGCTCCGGGCCCTCCGGGCTGACAGTGGCCGGCGACCTGCTGCTAAAGGGACATGACGTCACCCTTCTTGAAGCCTTCCATAAACCCGGCGGCGTTCTGGTCTATGGTATCCCGGAATTCCGTCTGCCCAAGGAAATCGTGGCCTGCGAGGTGGCAGGCCTTGAAAAGCTGGGTCTGCGAATTGAATGCAACAATGTGGTGGGACGCACCGTGAGCCTGGATGAATTGTTTGAGGACGGCTATGATGCGGTTTATATCGGCGTGGGTGCCGGCTTGCCCAAATTTCTCAATATCCCCGGGGAAAATCTCATCGGCATTTATTCAGCCAACGAATATTTGACCCGGGCAAATTTGATGAAGGCGTACCGGTTTCCCGAATATGACACACCCCTGGCCAAGGGTAAAAATGTGGCGGTTCTGGGTGCGGGCAACGTGGCCATGGACTCGGCCCGAACGGCCATGCGCCTGGGAGCGGAAAAGGTGCGCATTGTTTATCGCAGAAGCCGCGATGAGATGCCGGCCCGGGCCGCGGAAATTCATCATGCCGAAGAAGAGGGCATTGAGTTCTATCTGCTGACCAGTCCCACTGCCTTTATCGGCGATGAAAACGGCCGGGTGGTGCAGATGAAGTGCCTGCAGATGGAACTTGGCGAGCCCGATGAATCCGGCCGCAGGCGGCCGGTTGCCGTTGAGGGCTCCGAGTTTCTGCTCGACTGCGACCTTGCGGTGGTGGCCGTGGGCGCTGACGCCAATCCCCTGCTGACCCGGTCGGATTCCGAGATCGCCCTGAACAAATGGGGTTATATCATTGCAGATCCCAAAACCGGCAAAACCACCAAAAAAGGCGTGTGGGCCGGCGGCGACATTGTCACGGGTCAGGCCACGGTGATCCTTGCCATGGGCGCTGGAAGAGACGCCGCCAACTCCATCCATGATTATCTGACAATCGGCTGGTAG
- a CDS encoding sulfide/dihydroorotate dehydrogenase-like FAD/NAD-binding protein, protein MFKIVKRETMADDTVVLNEIEAPRIAAKASPGQFVILKANETGERIPLTISDLDPERGTITVIYMVVGKSTALFQTLAVGDGYQDVIGPLGKPTDIEKLGKVVCVGGGTGVAVLFPITRGFKDAGNEVISIIGARNKDLLLLEDKMEAVSDQLHVCTDDGSYGHKGFVTEVLKDVLDNHKVDLVVAIGPVPMMKFVSRLTYEYNVKTLVSLNPIMIDGTGMCGGCRVSVGDKTKFACVDGPEFDGHKVDYDGLMQRLNAYTQEEKAAYEQYCKLHQT, encoded by the coding sequence ATGTTTAAAATCGTAAAACGAGAAACCATGGCTGATGACACGGTTGTCTTAAATGAAATCGAGGCGCCGCGGATTGCGGCCAAGGCCAGTCCCGGCCAGTTTGTCATCCTGAAAGCCAATGAGACCGGAGAGCGGATTCCGCTGACCATCTCGGATCTGGACCCGGAGCGCGGCACCATCACAGTGATTTACATGGTTGTGGGAAAATCCACGGCCCTGTTTCAGACCCTTGCCGTTGGAGACGGTTACCAGGACGTGATCGGTCCCCTGGGAAAACCCACGGATATTGAAAAACTCGGCAAAGTGGTCTGTGTTGGCGGCGGTACGGGTGTGGCGGTGCTGTTTCCCATTACCCGGGGCTTTAAGGACGCCGGAAACGAGGTGATCAGCATCATCGGCGCCAGAAACAAGGACTTGCTGCTGCTTGAAGACAAGATGGAAGCGGTATCCGATCAGCTCCATGTTTGTACGGATGACGGTTCATACGGGCACAAAGGCTTTGTCACCGAGGTGTTAAAGGATGTCCTGGACAATCACAAAGTGGACCTGGTGGTGGCCATCGGCCCGGTGCCCATGATGAAGTTTGTCTCCAGGCTCACCTATGAATACAATGTCAAAACCCTTGTCAGCCTCAATCCCATCATGATTGACGGAACCGGGATGTGCGGCGGATGCCGGGTATCGGTGGGCGATAAAACCAAGTTTGCCTGCGTGGACGGCCCGGAATTCGACGGCCACAAGGTTGATTATGACGGACTGATGCAGCGGCTCAATGCCTATACCCAGGAAGAAAAGGCCGCTTACGAACAATACTGCAAATTGCACCAAACCTGA
- a CDS encoding ATP-binding response regulator, which yields MTTNHDQEDFMQKPSRNADAEGDTTVRGNVEEIFFQPRVLVIDDEERIRDACDRMLTEDGFEVACACNGEDGLQLIQEAHFDIILLDLMMAGLSGFEVLTRVKSLHPDTVIIVITGYATIEHSIEAMKKGAFDFLPKPFSPEDLRLVVRKAIEFIRTLQDISTEKSRMRVLINLLADGVLTTDNQKKVALANPAFLKMIGSTRTNVQGCPVDEIVTDSALLEMIDQALGQPSGSFAEITEEIRINGDSQDKETILGATCIPFRDRLGRNLGTVTVLNDITTLKHLDQVKSDFVSMVAHEIKSPLNSVLMLLDNVKSGLAGEINDKQAEILDRVTERIKSLTSLSSELLDLAKIESGLIHQEREEVDIAALMAEQADLYRPKAESRSIDMKVLPADGPVTAMGNRTNLCEVMANLISNAIRYTPEGGQIRISAGVEDHFAVFSVADTGFGVDPEEQERIFQRFYRVKTEQTRPISGTGLGLAIVKSIVEAHHGRIQVDSQPGQGSTFRVYLPRMQM from the coding sequence ATGACCACAAACCACGACCAAGAAGACTTTATGCAAAAGCCTTCCCGGAATGCGGATGCCGAAGGCGATACAACGGTGCGGGGAAACGTTGAGGAGATTTTTTTCCAGCCAAGGGTGCTCGTCATCGATGATGAGGAACGGATCCGGGATGCCTGTGACCGAATGCTCACCGAGGACGGTTTTGAGGTGGCCTGCGCCTGCAACGGCGAAGACGGTCTGCAGTTAATCCAGGAGGCCCACTTTGACATCATTCTGCTGGATCTGATGATGGCCGGGCTGTCGGGTTTTGAGGTGCTCACCCGGGTCAAGTCCCTTCATCCCGATACGGTGATCATCGTGATTACCGGTTATGCCACCATTGAGCACTCCATCGAGGCCATGAAAAAGGGGGCTTTTGATTTTCTGCCCAAGCCTTTTTCCCCCGAGGATCTGCGGCTGGTGGTGCGAAAGGCCATAGAGTTTATTCGCACTCTTCAAGACATTTCCACGGAAAAGTCCCGCATGCGGGTGCTGATCAACCTGCTGGCCGACGGCGTGCTGACCACCGACAATCAGAAGAAAGTGGCCCTGGCCAACCCGGCTTTTCTGAAAATGATCGGCTCCACCCGCACAAATGTTCAGGGCTGCCCGGTGGATGAAATTGTTACCGATTCCGCGCTGCTGGAAATGATCGATCAGGCCCTGGGTCAGCCGTCCGGCAGTTTTGCCGAGATTACCGAGGAGATCCGGATCAACGGAGATTCACAAGACAAGGAAACGATTCTGGGCGCCACATGCATACCCTTCCGGGACCGGCTGGGCCGGAATCTGGGAACGGTAACCGTGTTAAACGACATTACCACCCTAAAGCATCTGGACCAGGTCAAGTCGGATTTTGTGTCCATGGTTGCCCATGAGATCAAAAGCCCGTTGAATTCTGTGCTGATGCTTCTCGATAATGTGAAATCCGGTCTGGCCGGCGAGATCAACGACAAGCAGGCCGAAATTTTGGACCGGGTCACCGAGCGGATCAAATCTTTGACCTCGCTTTCGTCTGAACTGCTGGATCTGGCCAAGATCGAATCCGGGCTGATTCACCAGGAAAGAGAAGAGGTGGATATAGCCGCACTGATGGCAGAGCAGGCGGATTTATACAGGCCCAAGGCAGAAAGCCGATCCATTGACATGAAAGTGCTGCCGGCCGACGGGCCGGTGACGGCCATGGGCAATCGCACCAATCTGTGCGAAGTCATGGCCAACCTGATCTCCAACGCCATCCGCTATACTCCGGAAGGCGGACAAATCCGGATTTCTGCGGGGGTTGAGGACCATTTTGCGGTTTTTTCAGTGGCTGACACGGGATTCGGAGTTGACCCGGAGGAGCAGGAGCGGATTTTTCAGCGCTTTTACCGGGTAAAGACCGAGCAGACCCGGCCCATCAGCGGCACCGGACTGGGGCTTGCCATTGTCAAAAGCATTGTTGAGGCCCATCACGGGCGTATCCAGGTTGACAGCCAACCTGGTCAGGGCAGCACATTTCGCGTATATTTGCCCAGAATGCAAATGTAA
- a CDS encoding PAS domain-containing sensor histidine kinase: MNNVVDKEELNWRLRVFDSLSYPTLIIRPDYTLVSANRKFLELFEEDQERIRNQKCYHFFYKKNTPCRAEDCPVVRVLNTHQGQTVTWRKEGRWEDRVFSPILDDNGEVVYIIESIRDVTRVKMLESELSETKELITRVVQSSASAIVAADRKGRIQLMNRAAKELFGVVNKECWPFDNAEQLYPPGKAKEIMSMLRDETMGGKGKLSGVPATIVSADGEEIPVEMSAAIIYDDDDNESATMAIYNDQRKKREIEKKLKDAQQQLAQSEKMASLGQLAAGVAHEINNPLTGILMYSSMVLEHLETGNPLRKDLECVIEDANRCKEIVKSLLVYSRSTDSRRQIIHINKLVEQSFRLTRDQKIFRNISIHKELDDEMMLINVDTNKLSQVIINLIINAADAMGGRGELIVRTYRNKSAQKVFLEIADTGPGIAEENLNKIFDPFFSTKPKGKSTGLGLSIAYGIVEEHGGRISVKQTGPEGTTFLLELPQYIPAES, translated from the coding sequence ATGAACAACGTCGTTGACAAAGAGGAATTGAACTGGCGCCTGCGCGTGTTTGACTCCCTTTCCTATCCGACCCTGATCATACGACCGGATTACACCCTTGTCAGCGCCAACCGGAAATTTCTGGAACTGTTTGAGGAAGACCAGGAACGGATCCGGAATCAAAAATGCTACCATTTTTTTTACAAAAAAAATACGCCCTGCAGGGCCGAGGACTGCCCGGTGGTAAGGGTTTTAAACACCCATCAGGGCCAGACCGTGACATGGCGGAAAGAAGGACGGTGGGAGGACCGGGTTTTTTCCCCCATTCTCGATGACAACGGCGAAGTCGTCTATATCATTGAAAGCATTCGGGATGTTACCCGGGTCAAGATGCTTGAAAGCGAGCTTTCAGAAACCAAGGAGCTCATTACCCGGGTGGTGCAGAGCTCGGCCAGCGCCATTGTGGCAGCTGACCGCAAGGGCCGGATCCAGCTCATGAACCGGGCGGCCAAGGAGTTGTTCGGGGTGGTAAACAAGGAATGCTGGCCCTTTGATAACGCAGAGCAGCTTTATCCGCCGGGCAAGGCCAAGGAGATCATGAGCATGCTCAGAGACGAAACCATGGGGGGCAAGGGAAAGCTCTCCGGGGTGCCCGCCACCATTGTCAGTGCAGATGGTGAGGAAATCCCCGTGGAAATGAGCGCGGCCATTATTTATGACGACGATGACAATGAATCGGCCACAATGGCCATATACAATGATCAGCGCAAAAAGCGCGAAATCGAAAAAAAGCTAAAAGACGCTCAGCAGCAGCTGGCCCAGTCTGAGAAAATGGCATCCCTGGGTCAGCTGGCAGCCGGCGTGGCCCACGAGATCAACAATCCGCTTACCGGTATTCTGATGTATTCGAGTATGGTGCTGGAGCATCTGGAAACCGGCAATCCCCTGAGAAAGGACCTTGAATGTGTCATTGAGGATGCCAACCGGTGCAAGGAGATCGTCAAAAGCCTGCTGGTCTATAGCCGGAGCACGGATTCCCGCCGTCAGATCATTCATATCAATAAGCTGGTGGAGCAAAGCTTCCGCCTGACCCGGGACCAGAAGATTTTCCGCAACATCAGCATCCACAAAGAATTGGACGACGAGATGATGCTGATCAACGTGGATACCAACAAGCTCAGCCAGGTGATTATCAATCTGATTATCAATGCCGCCGATGCCATGGGCGGCAGGGGCGAACTCATTGTGCGCACGTATCGCAACAAATCGGCCCAAAAGGTTTTTCTCGAAATTGCCGATACCGGACCGGGCATTGCCGAAGAAAATCTCAACAAGATATTTGACCCCTTTTTTTCCACAAAGCCAAAGGGCAAAAGCACCGGCCTGGGCTTAAGCATTGCATACGGCATTGTGGAGGAACACGGCGGCCGGATTTCCGTTAAACAAACCGGGCCGGAGGGCACAACGTTTCTGCTGGAACTGCCCCAGTATATCCCGGCAGAAAGTTGA
- a CDS encoding response regulator — MSEKFIMVVDDDPDLVEAVSMKLESKQFRVAKAYDGEEAMEKLKGEKPDLVILDVMMPRKNGWVVCDEIKNSDATKNIVVVMLTAVGDAVQSTSYTHHDGKTTLADDYVPKPIDMDKLMEIVDDHLGA; from the coding sequence ATGAGTGAAAAATTTATTATGGTTGTCGATGATGATCCGGACTTGGTGGAGGCTGTCTCCATGAAGCTCGAGTCCAAGCAATTCCGGGTCGCCAAAGCCTATGACGGTGAAGAGGCGATGGAGAAACTTAAAGGGGAAAAACCGGATCTGGTGATTCTCGATGTGATGATGCCCCGGAAAAACGGCTGGGTGGTCTGCGATGAGATTAAAAACAGCGATGCCACCAAAAATATCGTTGTGGTGATGCTCACCGCCGTGGGCGATGCCGTTCAGAGCACGAGCTATACGCATCATGACGGCAAAACAACCCTGGCCGACGATTATGTGCCCAAGCCCATTGACATGGACAAGCTCATGGAAATCGTGGATGATCATCTGGGCGCCTGA
- a CDS encoding methylenetetrahydrofolate reductase, with amino-acid sequence MKTESRLEKVLASGALAVTSECGPPRGAVPEKVKEKAELLRGSVDVINVTDNQTAMVRMSSWAAGILIRQLGLDPVLQMVTRDRNRLAMQADIIGAYSHGINTMLCLSGDHPHFGDHPMASNVYDLDSVQLIQAVVKMRDEGKFQGGKDIDHPPKMFVGAAANPFADPFELRVMRLAKKVKAGVDFIQTQCIYNLDKFETWMKGVCDRGLDEQVYILAGITPMKTAGMARYMKNRVPGMDVPDEVVKRMESVPKEQQPEEGIKIAVETIQRLKEVKGVAGFHIMAIEWEEKVPEIVEKAGLLPRPEV; translated from the coding sequence ATGAAAACCGAAAGCAGACTGGAGAAGGTACTGGCCTCGGGTGCGCTGGCGGTTACCTCCGAGTGCGGCCCGCCCAGGGGTGCGGTGCCCGAAAAGGTAAAGGAAAAGGCGGAATTGTTGCGGGGCAGCGTGGATGTGATCAATGTCACTGACAACCAGACAGCCATGGTCAGAATGTCGAGCTGGGCCGCCGGCATTCTTATCCGCCAGCTCGGACTTGATCCGGTGCTTCAGATGGTGACCCGGGATCGCAATCGGCTCGCCATGCAGGCAGATATTATAGGTGCCTATTCACATGGCATCAATACTATGTTATGCTTATCCGGAGATCATCCGCATTTCGGCGATCATCCCATGGCCTCCAATGTTTATGATCTGGATTCCGTGCAATTGATCCAGGCCGTGGTGAAAATGCGCGATGAGGGCAAGTTCCAGGGGGGGAAAGATATCGACCATCCGCCGAAAATGTTTGTGGGTGCTGCGGCCAACCCCTTTGCCGATCCCTTTGAATTGCGGGTGATGCGGCTGGCCAAAAAAGTCAAGGCGGGCGTGGATTTTATCCAAACCCAGTGCATCTACAACCTGGACAAGTTTGAAACCTGGATGAAGGGGGTCTGCGACCGGGGCTTGGATGAGCAGGTCTATATCCTGGCCGGGATTACGCCCATGAAAACTGCGGGTATGGCCAGATACATGAAAAACCGGGTGCCGGGCATGGATGTGCCCGACGAGGTGGTCAAGCGAATGGAGTCGGTTCCCAAGGAACAGCAGCCCGAAGAGGGTATAAAGATTGCCGTAGAAACCATCCAGCGCTTAAAAGAGGTTAAAGGCGTGGCCGGCTTTCATATTATGGCCATTGAATGGGAAGAAAAAGTTCCTGAAATCGTTGAAAAAGCAGGTCTTCTTCCCCGGCCCGAAGTGTAG
- a CDS encoding methylenetetrahydrofolate reductase C-terminal domain-containing protein: protein MITAVRKPMEEIIACVEPYDRILLVGCNECVSVCSAGGRKEVALLASALHMHFMKQGKTMDIRELTLERQCDPEYVEELVTSVDGADAILSMACGCGVQTIASRYRDKPVFPAVNTTFMGASERQGVWSERCQGCGDCVLGITGGICPIARCSKRLMNGPCGGSTKGKCEIDANVDCAWQLIWDRLKALGLERRIEDIMEAKDWRTSRDGGPRKIIREDLAS from the coding sequence ATGATCACGGCTGTACGAAAACCCATGGAAGAGATTATCGCGTGTGTCGAACCTTATGACCGGATTCTTCTGGTTGGGTGCAATGAATGCGTCAGTGTGTGCTCGGCGGGCGGTCGAAAGGAAGTGGCGCTTCTGGCTTCGGCTCTGCATATGCATTTTATGAAACAGGGCAAAACCATGGATATCCGGGAGCTTACCCTGGAACGCCAGTGCGACCCCGAGTATGTGGAAGAGCTTGTGACTTCCGTGGACGGGGCGGATGCCATTTTATCCATGGCATGCGGCTGCGGGGTGCAGACAATCGCTTCCCGGTACCGGGACAAGCCGGTATTTCCGGCGGTCAATACCACTTTTATGGGCGCATCCGAGCGCCAGGGGGTATGGTCGGAACGATGCCAGGGGTGCGGAGACTGCGTGCTGGGCATTACCGGGGGAATCTGTCCCATTGCCCGCTGCTCCAAGCGGCTGATGAACGGCCCCTGCGGCGGCTCCACAAAGGGTAAGTGTGAAATCGATGCCAACGTTGACTGCGCCTGGCAGTTGATCTGGGACCGGTTAAAAGCCCTGGGCCTGGAAAGGCGCATTGAAGATATCATGGAAGCCAAGGACTGGCGGACAAGCCGGGACGGCGGACCCCGTAAAATCATAAGAGAGGATCTGGCATCATGA
- a CDS encoding hydrogenase iron-sulfur subunit has translation MTDTFEPEIVAFCCHYCAYTAADMAGSKRISYPPNVKIIRVPCTGKVDAIHIMKALEKGADGVYVAGCLEGDCHFKTGNIRAAHRVLRVQALLEEIGVEPQRVEMITMSAGMGERFAKTARDFTEKIRQLGPSPVTTAARDSRRRAVS, from the coding sequence ATGACCGACACCTTTGAACCCGAAATTGTTGCATTCTGCTGCCATTACTGCGCCTATACGGCTGCGGACATGGCCGGCAGCAAACGGATTTCTTATCCGCCAAACGTTAAAATCATCCGCGTGCCGTGCACCGGCAAGGTTGACGCCATTCATATCATGAAGGCCCTGGAAAAGGGTGCTGATGGTGTCTACGTGGCCGGGTGCCTGGAGGGAGACTGCCATTTCAAGACCGGCAATATCCGCGCGGCCCACAGGGTCCTGCGGGTTCAGGCGCTTCTGGAAGAAATCGGAGTAGAACCCCAGCGGGTGGAAATGATCACCATGTCAGCCGGCATGGGAGAGCGATTTGCAAAAACGGCCCGGGATTTTACGGAAAAGATCCGGCAGCTCGGCCCCAGCCCGGTTACAACCGCTGCCCGGGATTCTCGCCGGCGGGCGGTGAGTTAA